The segment GAGAAAGACAAATGATCCCACCACACTGAGTGCCCGCATTGCTTGTGTCAGGGTTGGCGACGCCCACTGATGGACTGCAAGTCGAACCTGCAAATCGAACTTACTGGTGCTCCCTTCGAAAACCTCCTCCGCCAACCAGGAAAACAGAAGCAGGCAAGCTGTTGCCACCGCAAGGCTAGCGAGCACCAGCGCGCCAAAGGTGCGAGGCGAAGCAGTTGGATTGGCAGCGGACATACAAGGACTGTATCCCAAAATATCCAAGCCATTTGCACCCCGCACAAAGAGAAGGCTCAACAGAGCAGGGGCAACCCGCAGCCTGCGGCAATTCCCTCCAGGCAGTAAACTGATCACAATGGACTTGGTTTACGGCATCAATGCGGTCGCCGAGGCTTTGAAGGCGCGTGGCCGGAGTTTCGAGTACGTGGGCGTGGCTCGCGAGCGCCATGACGGCCGAGTGCAGCGCGTGATTGACGAGTGCCGTCGGCTCGGCGTTGCGGTGCGCTTTATGCCCCGGCAGGACCTCGATCGGCTGGCCGGCGGCTCTGCCCACCAGGGCGTCGTAGCAGTCACTTCCGAAAAGAAGTACACCGACATGGACGATATCCTGGCCACCAAACGTGGGGAGCACGGGCTTATCGTTGTGCTCGACGGCGTGGAGGACCCGCACAATCTGGGCGCTATCATACGCACCGCCGAAGCTGCCGGTGCGGATGGCATCGTTGTCCCTGAGCGGCGTGCCGCCGGCGTGACCCCGGTTGTAGTCAAGGCCTCGGCGGGCGCGGTTGAGAACCTGCCCATCGCGAAGGTTACCAATATCGCCCGAACGCTTGAGCAACTGAAATCTCGGAATTTCTGGATCGTCGGCCTGGACGAACGCGGCTCTCAAAGCTACGACGCTGTGGATTACAGGATGGATACCGCACTCGTGCTCGGCGCTGAAGGAAAAGGGATTCACGAATTGGTGCGCAAGAAGTGCGATTTTCTGGTCTCAATTCCAATGCTGGGCAAGGTGCCGTCTCTGAATGTGTCCGTGGCCGCGGGAGTGGTGCTCTACGAGATCGCCCGCCAGCGCCGCCGCGCCGATCGACCCAAAGCCGCGCCGGCCGACCAGGCCGAGCCCCGGCGAGCGCGCAGATGAGTTTGCGGTATTTTCTATCTGCACGGTTTCTGCTGACCCTGGCGCTGCTCAGTTGCGCGGCACATGCCTGGGCAGTAGATCGCAACGCATTCACCTTTACTGAATACGACCTTGCCGCGCAAATCACTCCCGCACAGCAGTCCTTAGCTGTTACGGGAAAGGTCAAGCTGCGGAACGACTCTTCCAGTGCGCAACGTATTGCCGCGCTGCAAATCTCTTCTACCCTCTACTGGCGCTCAATAAAAGTGGCTGGCAAGCCGGTGCAGTTCCTCAGCCAGCTCTACGCCTCTGACGTTGACCACACCGGCGATGTCTCCGAGGCGATCGTCACCCTGCCAGCGGCGATTCCATCCAAAAGTGCGGTTGAACTTGAGGTGGCGTACGGCGGAACGGTCCCCGCAAACAGCGTCCGCCTCACCCGCATGGGCACTCCGGCGGAGGTTGCAGCGCATAGCGACTGGGACCAGATCAGCAGCGCATTTACCGCAGTGCGCGGCGTGGGATACGTTGCCTGGTACCCGGTTGCCATCCAGGCTGCCAGCTTGTCCGAAGGCGACGAACTTTTCAGCGCGCTGGGCGAGTGGAAGCAACGCCAGTCGCAATCCACCATGAAGGTGAATTTCTGCTGGACGGCAGAAGCGCCGTTGACCGTGGTGGCAAATGGGCAACTCGAGGGCATCGGCCGCCGCGCAGGCGCCGCCGAGGGAACTGTTGCTGGATGCGCACCTTATCGCTTTCCTCAAATCGGTCTACTCGTACCTACCTTCGCCATTGCCAGCTACTCCACCCTTGACCGGCCGGCAGCCACCGCCTACTACCTGCCCGAGCACAAGCTGGCCGCCGAAGACTATGTGAATACCACCGAGCAGCTAGCCCCTTTCGTCACCCAGTGGTTCGGGCCCACCCGCGAAAAAGTAAAAATCGTCGAGCTCGCGGACACTAACGCTTTGCCGTACGAAAGCGGCCCGATGTTGTTTACGCCTTTAAAGGCGGTGCTGAATGACTCGCAGCAACGAAGGCCGTTGGAACTGACGCTTGTACATCAATTGGCTCACGCCAGCATTCTGTCCATGCGGCCCTGGATTTACGAAGGCCTGGCCCATTTTGCCCAAGCCCTGGAACGGGAGCAACAAGATGGTCGCCAGGCTGCCCTCGATTATATGAAGCAGCACCTGCCCGCGCTGCGCGAGGCGGAGAAAGTTCAAAGCGAGAAACCTGTGACCCAGTCTCCTCCCAACGCAGACTCAGTGGAAGCGGCCGAGCCGGCAAGCCAGTCTCTTATCGCTGCTACTGG is part of the Terriglobales bacterium genome and harbors:
- the rlmB gene encoding 23S rRNA (guanosine(2251)-2'-O)-methyltransferase RlmB, with the protein product MDLVYGINAVAEALKARGRSFEYVGVARERHDGRVQRVIDECRRLGVAVRFMPRQDLDRLAGGSAHQGVVAVTSEKKYTDMDDILATKRGEHGLIVVLDGVEDPHNLGAIIRTAEAAGADGIVVPERRAAGVTPVVVKASAGAVENLPIAKVTNIARTLEQLKSRNFWIVGLDERGSQSYDAVDYRMDTALVLGAEGKGIHELVRKKCDFLVSIPMLGKVPSLNVSVAAGVVLYEIARQRRRADRPKAAPADQAEPRRARR